The Chelatococcus sp. HY11 genome includes a window with the following:
- a CDS encoding alpha/beta fold hydrolase translates to MTTAAMIDKPASASLESAPPDALDAVANALRARGTGGLSPAAGLLAWYDWALHLSLSPGKQRNLLEKGLHKQQRLARYAVRAASAHDCPTCIEPLEQDRRFADSAWQQWPFNVIHQGFLLQQQWWHNATTGVRGVSRHHERLVTFAGRQWLDMWSPANFIWTNPEVLRAIADSGGANLWRGAMNFLDDARRLALNDAPAGVEGFEVGKDVAVTPGKVVYRNHLIELIQYTPTTPDVYAEPVLIVPSWIMKYYILDLSPHNSMVKYLVDQGHTVFIISWKNPTAADRDLSLDDYRRLGVMDALDAVTAIVPERKVQAVGYCLGGTLLAIAAAAMARDGDEHLQSLTLLASETDFRESGEIALFIDESQLAWLEAGMWDKGYLDGRQMAGAFQMLNSRDLIWSRQVREYLLGERQVFNDLMAWNADVTRMPYRMHSEYLRQLYLSNDLAEGRYQVDGRPVALADIDVSMFIVGTVRDHVAPWPSVYKMHLLSDAELTFVLTSGGHNAGVVSEPGHPRRSFQIATRAAGKRYVDPQMWRAETPLHEGSWWPAWQQWLAQRSAGRVAPPAMGGSTYTPLGDAPGTYVAMT, encoded by the coding sequence ATGACCACTGCTGCCATGATTGACAAGCCCGCGTCGGCATCGCTTGAAAGCGCGCCCCCCGATGCCTTGGATGCGGTTGCTAACGCCTTGCGGGCACGTGGCACTGGCGGGTTGTCGCCGGCGGCGGGCTTGTTGGCGTGGTATGACTGGGCGCTGCACCTGAGTCTTTCACCGGGCAAGCAGCGCAACCTGCTGGAAAAGGGGCTGCACAAGCAGCAGCGACTCGCGCGTTATGCAGTGCGCGCGGCAAGTGCGCACGACTGCCCGACTTGCATTGAGCCGCTGGAGCAGGATCGGCGCTTCGCCGATTCTGCTTGGCAGCAATGGCCCTTCAACGTGATTCACCAGGGCTTCTTGCTGCAGCAGCAGTGGTGGCACAATGCCACCACCGGCGTGCGCGGCGTGTCCCGCCATCACGAGAGATTGGTCACTTTCGCCGGGCGGCAGTGGCTGGACATGTGGTCGCCTGCGAATTTCATTTGGACCAACCCCGAGGTGCTGCGCGCCATCGCGGATAGCGGTGGCGCCAACCTGTGGCGCGGTGCGATGAACTTCCTCGATGATGCGCGGCGTCTCGCGCTGAACGATGCGCCAGCAGGGGTCGAAGGGTTCGAGGTTGGCAAGGACGTGGCGGTCACACCAGGAAAGGTGGTGTACCGCAACCACCTGATCGAACTGATCCAATACACACCCACGACACCTGATGTGTATGCCGAGCCGGTCCTGATCGTGCCATCCTGGATCATGAAGTACTACATCCTCGACCTGTCGCCGCACAACTCGATGGTGAAGTATCTGGTCGACCAGGGGCATACGGTTTTCATTATTTCATGGAAGAACCCGACCGCAGCCGATCGCGACCTCAGCCTGGACGACTACCGGCGTTTGGGGGTCATGGACGCGTTGGACGCGGTCACGGCCATCGTGCCTGAGCGCAAGGTGCAAGCCGTCGGCTATTGCCTGGGCGGTACCTTGTTGGCGATCGCTGCTGCTGCGATGGCGCGCGATGGTGACGAACATCTGCAAAGTTTGACGCTGCTAGCGTCTGAGACCGACTTTCGTGAATCTGGCGAGATCGCGCTTTTCATCGACGAGAGCCAACTGGCGTGGCTCGAGGCCGGCATGTGGGACAAGGGCTATCTTGACGGCAGGCAGATGGCTGGCGCGTTCCAGATGCTCAATTCGCGTGACCTGATCTGGTCACGACAGGTTCGCGAATACCTGTTGGGTGAGCGGCAAGTCTTCAACGATCTGATGGCCTGGAATGCCGACGTGACCCGCATGCCGTATCGCATGCACAGCGAGTACCTGCGGCAACTGTATCTGAGCAACGATCTGGCAGAGGGACGCTATCAGGTCGACGGGAGGCCGGTGGCGCTCGCCGACATCGACGTGTCCATGTTCATCGTCGGCACGGTGCGCGATCACGTCGCGCCTTGGCCCTCTGTGTACAAGATGCACCTGCTCAGTGATGCGGAGTTGACCTTCGTGCTCACCAGCGGTGGGCACAACGCCGGCGTGGTCAGCGAGCCGGGGCATCCCCGGCGCAGCTTCCAGATTGCCACCCGTGCCGCCGGCAAGCGCTACGTCGATCCGCAGATGTGGCGCGCCGAGACGCCTTTGCACGAGGGTTCCTGGTGGCCGGCCTGGCAGCAGTGGTTGGCGCAGCGCTCGGCCGGGCGCGTAGCGCCACCTGCCATGGGCGGCAGCACGTACACACCACTTGGCGACGCGCCCGGGACATACGTGGCAATGACGTGA
- a CDS encoding phasin family protein — protein MNSELPIQLYKANAELQLQITRLLQESGRRWLEAMQQLSAGGVEETTARIQRLQQAADWQALATLPSEAFRCLYQGRVGDAQAIAQTATRGQAAFVDGLRQALATWQASVSETLGASGDAASFAQLFQPWTQPWSAPAATPKSKAEK, from the coding sequence ATGAACAGCGAACTGCCCATCCAACTCTACAAAGCCAACGCCGAGCTACAGCTACAGATCACTCGTTTGCTGCAAGAAAGCGGACGTCGCTGGCTAGAAGCCATGCAACAGCTCAGCGCTGGCGGCGTAGAGGAAACCACTGCGCGCATCCAGAGGCTTCAGCAGGCGGCAGACTGGCAGGCGCTCGCGACCTTGCCATCCGAGGCGTTCCGGTGCCTGTATCAGGGCCGCGTTGGCGATGCCCAAGCAATCGCTCAAACCGCCACCAGGGGCCAGGCCGCCTTTGTCGATGGCCTGCGCCAGGCGCTCGCGACCTGGCAGGCGTCTGTCTCCGAGACACTTGGTGCTAGTGGTGACGCTGCTTCTTTTGCGCAGCTTTTTCAGCCATGGACACAGCCCTGGTCTGCACCAGCCGCCACGCCCAAGAGCAAGGCCGAAAAGTGA
- the phbB gene encoding acetoacetyl-CoA reductase, with translation MSTSQRTALVTGGNRGLGAAIARALHDVGHRVIVTHTPGNTTIDQWQQAQATQGYTFAAYGVDVSEYESTQQLARRIHADGDRIDILVNNAGITRDATLRKLDKAGWDAVLRTNLDSLFNVTKPFIDPMVERGWGRIVNISSINGSKGQFGQTNYSAAKAGVHGFTKALAQEVARKGVTVNTVSPGYLATEMVMAVREDVRQKIIDAIPVGRLGQPDEIAAMVAFITSDAAAFMTGSNVAMNGGQHMY, from the coding sequence ATGAGTACCTCTCAGCGAACAGCCCTGGTGACCGGAGGCAACCGGGGATTGGGCGCCGCGATCGCCCGTGCTCTGCACGACGTCGGCCACCGCGTAATCGTGACACATACGCCGGGCAACACCACGATTGACCAGTGGCAGCAAGCGCAAGCAACACAGGGTTATACATTCGCCGCCTACGGGGTGGATGTGTCCGAATACGAATCGACGCAGCAACTGGCGCGGCGCATCCACGCCGATGGTGATCGGATCGACATTCTGGTGAACAACGCCGGCATCACCCGCGATGCCACGCTGCGCAAGCTCGACAAGGCCGGCTGGGATGCCGTGCTGCGCACCAACCTGGACTCCCTGTTCAATGTCACCAAGCCATTCATTGATCCGATGGTGGAGCGAGGTTGGGGACGCATCGTAAACATTTCTTCGATCAATGGCAGCAAGGGCCAGTTTGGCCAGACCAATTACTCGGCTGCCAAGGCCGGCGTGCATGGATTCACCAAGGCGTTGGCGCAAGAGGTGGCGCGCAAGGGCGTGACGGTCAACACCGTCTCGCCTGGCTACCTGGCCACCGAGATGGTGATGGCGGTGCGCGAGGACGTACGCCAGAAGATCATCGATGCGATACCAGTCGGCCGCCTTGGTCAGCCGGATGAGATCGCAGCGATGGTAGCATTCATCACGAGTGATGCCGCTGCCTTCATGACCGGCAGCAACGTCGCCATGAACGGCGGTCAGCACATGTACTGA
- a CDS encoding bifunctional enoyl-CoA hydratase/phosphate acetyltransferase, which yields MFINTEADLDQSLLRNRTFDDLTIGESASLVRVVGRDDIDLFATVSGDVNPAHLDPVFASTDIFGHIVAHGMWTGALVSAVLGTKLPGPGTIYLEQDLRFRKPVSPGDTITVTVIVREKWPEQRIVVLDTRCANQRGEEVLNGSATVIAPDRTVEWPRAKLPDVALVRRHRYEHFVNEARALPVLKAAIVHPCSPDAILAAVELRNEGLLEPLLVGPEAKIRAAAEEAGVSLDGIPIEAVEHSHAAAARAVELAAGGRVATLMKGSLHTDELLGAVIAENSGLRTDRRVSHVYAMSVPAYSKPLVVTDAAINIQPTLDHKRDICQNAVDLLHTLGVVEPLVAVLTAVETVNSRMPSTLDAAALTVMAARGQITGARVDGPLAFDNAINSDAARTKGIISPVAGQADILLVPDLEAGNMLAKQLIYFGGADAAGLVLGARVPIILTSRADSLRTRIASAALAKLVAFRRSQEVKPA from the coding sequence GTGTTCATCAACACTGAGGCAGACTTGGATCAATCTCTACTCAGGAATCGCACCTTCGACGACCTCACGATCGGCGAGAGTGCTTCCCTCGTGCGCGTCGTTGGCCGCGACGACATCGATCTTTTCGCCACCGTGTCCGGCGATGTAAATCCCGCTCATCTCGATCCCGTCTTCGCGTCGACCGATATTTTCGGACATATCGTCGCTCATGGGATGTGGACCGGCGCGCTGGTCTCGGCCGTGCTCGGCACGAAGCTGCCGGGCCCGGGCACGATCTATCTCGAGCAGGATCTACGCTTCCGCAAACCGGTCTCCCCCGGAGATACGATCACTGTCACCGTCATCGTCCGGGAGAAGTGGCCGGAGCAGCGCATCGTCGTACTCGACACGCGCTGCGCGAACCAGCGCGGCGAGGAGGTATTGAACGGCTCGGCGACCGTGATAGCTCCGGACCGCACCGTCGAATGGCCGCGCGCGAAGCTCCCCGACGTTGCACTGGTACGGCGTCACCGATACGAGCATTTCGTCAACGAGGCTCGCGCCCTGCCAGTGCTCAAGGCAGCGATCGTCCATCCTTGCTCGCCTGATGCCATACTTGCCGCGGTGGAGCTCCGTAACGAGGGTTTGCTCGAGCCGCTTCTCGTCGGGCCCGAGGCCAAAATCAGGGCTGCGGCTGAGGAGGCCGGCGTCTCGCTTGATGGTATCCCGATCGAAGCCGTCGAGCACAGCCACGCGGCTGCTGCCCGCGCCGTCGAGCTTGCCGCCGGCGGTCGCGTCGCCACGCTCATGAAGGGTAGTCTGCATACCGACGAACTGCTCGGAGCGGTTATCGCCGAGAATTCCGGACTGCGGACAGATCGTCGCGTCAGCCATGTCTATGCGATGAGCGTGCCCGCCTACTCGAAGCCGCTTGTCGTTACCGATGCGGCGATCAACATTCAGCCGACTCTCGATCACAAGCGCGACATCTGCCAGAATGCAGTCGACCTTCTGCACACGCTCGGCGTCGTCGAACCGCTCGTTGCCGTCCTTACTGCCGTCGAGACCGTCAACTCCCGCATGCCATCGACGCTCGACGCCGCCGCGCTGACTGTCATGGCGGCTCGCGGCCAGATCACGGGCGCACGCGTCGATGGGCCGCTCGCCTTCGACAACGCCATCAACTCCGACGCAGCGCGCACCAAGGGTATAATCTCGCCGGTCGCCGGTCAGGCAGATATTCTGCTCGTACCGGATCTCGAGGCCGGAAACATGCTGGCGAAGCAACTGATCTATTTCGGCGGCGCGGACGCAGCCGGGCTCGTGCTCGGCGCCCGCGTGCCGATCATCCTGACGAGCCGAGCCGATTCCTTGCGCACCCGCATCGCCTCCGCTGCCCTTGCCAAGCTCGTCGCATTTCGCCGGTCTCAGGAAGTAAAACCCGCATGA
- a CDS encoding acetate/propionate family kinase has translation MSQRMLVTFNAGSSTVKLGLFALEGDGARRIGKGMIDFHKPPLQFRLLEGQDRFDVALESDPAAELHEVLGEAFRRLSWHYDMDQITAAGHRIVHGGDTFAGPIRLDDTAFETLQALTPLAPLHQPQGLRLVRAISRLRPGLPQAASFDTAFHRTQTDLVRRFAIPRALHDEGVKRYGFHGLSYKFIASEIAKSEPELAGARVVVAHLGSGASLCGLAGGRSCDTSMGFSALDGVPMATRCGALDPGAVLHFIMQKGMSPADVEDLLYRRSGLLGISGISADSRELIESAAPEAAEALELFCFRIAGEIARLAATLGGLDAVVFTAGVGENQPPVRAAVARRLSWLGLELDEAANAVNARSIGAAGARVKILVIATDEESVIADEALSVLRPDSAAVERL, from the coding sequence ATGAGCCAGCGCATGCTTGTCACGTTCAACGCGGGATCGTCCACGGTGAAGCTCGGCCTGTTCGCCCTCGAAGGGGATGGGGCGCGGCGCATCGGGAAGGGAATGATCGACTTCCACAAGCCGCCCCTTCAGTTTCGTCTTCTCGAGGGACAGGACAGGTTCGATGTGGCGCTTGAATCCGACCCTGCCGCCGAACTGCATGAAGTGCTCGGCGAGGCCTTCCGCCGGCTGTCCTGGCACTACGATATGGATCAGATCACCGCCGCCGGCCATCGCATCGTTCATGGCGGCGACACCTTCGCCGGACCGATCCGGCTCGACGACACGGCGTTCGAAACCTTACAAGCCCTGACGCCGCTCGCGCCGCTGCATCAGCCGCAGGGGTTGCGGCTCGTCCGCGCGATCAGCCGCTTGCGACCCGGGCTGCCGCAAGCGGCCTCTTTCGACACAGCTTTCCATCGCACCCAGACGGACCTCGTTCGTCGCTTCGCGATCCCGCGCGCCCTGCATGACGAAGGTGTGAAACGCTACGGTTTCCATGGACTTTCCTACAAGTTTATCGCAAGCGAAATTGCGAAAAGCGAGCCCGAACTCGCCGGCGCGCGCGTCGTGGTCGCCCATCTTGGCAGTGGCGCCAGTTTGTGCGGATTGGCGGGCGGCCGCAGCTGCGACACCAGTATGGGCTTCTCCGCCCTGGATGGGGTTCCGATGGCGACCCGCTGCGGCGCGCTGGATCCTGGCGCTGTTCTACATTTCATTATGCAGAAAGGCATGAGCCCGGCCGATGTCGAGGATCTGCTCTATCGTCGCTCCGGGCTCCTCGGCATCTCCGGGATCAGCGCCGACAGTCGCGAATTGATCGAAAGCGCTGCCCCCGAAGCCGCCGAGGCGCTTGAACTCTTCTGCTTTCGCATCGCCGGCGAAATCGCCCGACTCGCGGCCACGCTCGGCGGGCTCGACGCTGTCGTCTTCACGGCGGGCGTGGGCGAAAATCAGCCGCCGGTGCGCGCCGCGGTCGCGCGTCGTCTCAGCTGGCTCGGGCTCGAGCTGGACGAGGCCGCAAACGCCGTCAATGCCCGGTCGATTGGCGCCGCAGGCGCGCGCGTCAAAATACTGGTCATCGCGACGGACGAAGAGAGCGTCATCGCCGACGAGGCGCTGTCGGTTCTGCGACCTGACAGCGCCGCTGTAGAACGCTTGTGA
- a CDS encoding patatin-like phospholipase family protein translates to MSNIFRALGRLSFVVIAMTILAACSSLPRTQYTANDALSSRVLDLNDLRKYADEPVSTFSNEARMPLRAGSHSYLALSGGGADGAYGAGVLSGWAAAGTRPQFSVVSGVSTGALIAPFAFLGSTYDATLKEIYTSGIAESLLGSPSITNALFRSGVFGNTRLRELVAHYVDQRMLAAISAEHARGRRLFIVTTNLDTQRTVIWDMGRIASIGSTQALNLFRDVIAASASIPVVFPPILIDVEANGRRFEEMHADGAVMTPVLTLPDAFLLRNGNFSRNLHIDIYILINNKVDPDFQVVRNNTADIAARSSASLTKRQTRSILYDTFDFARHNKLGFNLTYIDGNVPSPASPDFDTGYMRSLYEYGYEKAKTGPFWEKAPPSNDRPLNGGREQRVGM, encoded by the coding sequence ATGAGCAACATTTTCCGTGCGCTCGGCCGTCTATCGTTCGTCGTCATCGCCATGACGATCCTTGCCGCCTGCAGTTCTCTTCCGCGGACACAGTACACCGCCAATGACGCGCTATCCTCGCGTGTGCTCGACCTCAACGATCTGCGGAAATATGCGGACGAGCCAGTATCGACGTTCTCCAATGAAGCGCGCATGCCCCTTCGTGCTGGCTCGCATAGCTATCTTGCGCTATCCGGAGGCGGTGCCGACGGTGCCTACGGTGCCGGCGTCTTGAGCGGCTGGGCCGCAGCCGGCACTCGCCCGCAGTTTTCAGTTGTTTCGGGGGTGAGTACCGGCGCATTGATTGCGCCGTTTGCATTTCTTGGGTCTACCTACGATGCCACGCTGAAAGAAATATACACCAGCGGCATAGCGGAGAGCCTTCTCGGATCGCCAAGTATTACGAATGCCCTTTTTAGATCGGGCGTGTTTGGAAATACGCGTCTGCGCGAGCTCGTCGCTCATTATGTTGACCAGCGTATGCTCGCAGCAATTTCTGCCGAGCACGCTAGGGGCAGAAGGCTTTTCATTGTAACCACCAATCTCGATACGCAACGCACGGTGATCTGGGACATGGGGCGAATTGCTTCGATTGGATCAACTCAGGCTTTGAACCTGTTTCGGGACGTCATTGCCGCATCGGCAAGCATCCCGGTGGTATTCCCACCTATCCTAATCGACGTTGAGGCAAATGGGCGTCGTTTTGAGGAGATGCATGCGGATGGGGCCGTGATGACGCCCGTACTGACGTTACCGGATGCATTCCTCTTACGGAATGGAAACTTCAGCCGAAATCTACATATAGACATCTATATCTTGATCAACAACAAGGTTGACCCAGATTTTCAAGTGGTGCGGAACAACACTGCGGATATCGCTGCGCGGAGTTCTGCCTCGCTCACAAAGAGGCAAACTCGGTCTATTCTATACGACACCTTTGACTTCGCCCGGCACAACAAGCTTGGGTTCAACCTGACCTACATCGACGGGAATGTTCCGTCACCTGCCTCGCCTGACTTTGATACAGGCTATATGCGGTCTCTTTATGAGTACGGTTATGAAAAGGCGAAAACCGGTCCGTTCTGGGAGAAAGCGCCACCATCGAATGATCGTCCTCTGAATGGCGGCCGCGAACAAAGGGTTGGAATGTAG
- a CDS encoding HNH endonuclease codes for MRGLTGISDPALLRASHIVPWSACESDAERRCGMLPSTVRSSHLTTRAGPSSRPASASKRVPNCAGIPPFR; via the coding sequence ATGCGGGGCCTGACGGGGATCTCCGACCCGGCGCTGCTGCGAGCCTCGCACATCGTGCCGTGGAGCGCGTGCGAAAGCGACGCCGAGCGGCGCTGTGGGATGCTGCCTTCGACCGTGCGCTCGTCACATTTGACGACCAGGGCAGGCCCGAGTTCTCGGCCAGCCTCAGCGAGCAAGCGCGTGCCGAACTGCGCTGGCATTCCCCCATTCCGCTAA
- a CDS encoding ribonucleotide-diphosphate reductase subunit beta translates to MLDWSEPKATAALPFQPLPSGQQPAGDATGLGAIDRGGGRVTVDDKAMINCRADVNQLLPLKYKWAWEKYLAGCNNHWMPTEVSMQADIALWKSREGLTDDERRAIKRNLGFFAASESLVANNIVLAIYRHLTNPECRQYLLRQAFEEAVHTHTFQYIVESLGLDEGELFNMYREVPSITDKAAWALKHTQHLDDPDFKTGTPAADQAFLRDLVAFYVVFEGMWFYTGFAQILSLGRRNKMVGIAEQYQYILRDESIHLNFGIDVINQIKHENPHLWTSAFQDEVRGMLREAAELEASYGRDTMPRGFLGLNAALCEQYMHFIANRRCAQLGLSPVFAETDNPFPWMSEAMDLKKEKNFFETRVIEYQSGGALSWD, encoded by the coding sequence ATGCTCGATTGGTCAGAGCCGAAGGCCACAGCCGCGCTCCCATTCCAGCCCTTGCCGTCCGGCCAGCAGCCCGCTGGCGACGCCACCGGCCTCGGCGCCATCGATCGCGGAGGCGGGCGCGTCACCGTCGACGACAAGGCGATGATCAACTGCCGCGCCGACGTGAACCAGCTGCTGCCGCTCAAGTATAAATGGGCCTGGGAGAAGTATCTCGCGGGTTGCAACAACCACTGGATGCCGACCGAGGTTTCCATGCAGGCCGATATCGCCTTGTGGAAATCACGCGAAGGCCTGACGGACGACGAACGCCGGGCGATCAAGCGCAATCTCGGCTTCTTCGCGGCGTCCGAAAGCCTTGTGGCCAACAACATCGTGCTGGCCATCTATCGGCATCTCACCAACCCGGAATGCCGGCAGTATCTGCTGCGCCAGGCCTTCGAGGAGGCGGTCCACACGCATACCTTCCAGTATATCGTGGAGAGCCTCGGCCTGGACGAGGGCGAATTGTTCAACATGTATCGCGAGGTGCCGTCGATCACCGACAAGGCCGCCTGGGCGCTGAAGCACACGCAGCATCTCGATGATCCCGACTTCAAGACCGGCACGCCTGCGGCGGACCAGGCGTTCCTGCGCGATCTCGTGGCCTTTTATGTCGTGTTCGAGGGCATGTGGTTCTACACGGGCTTCGCACAGATTCTGTCGCTGGGTCGGCGCAACAAGATGGTCGGCATCGCCGAGCAGTACCAGTACATCCTCAGGGATGAGAGTATTCACCTCAATTTCGGCATTGACGTCATCAACCAGATCAAGCACGAGAACCCGCATCTCTGGACGTCGGCCTTCCAGGACGAAGTGCGCGGGATGCTGCGCGAGGCTGCTGAACTCGAGGCGTCCTACGGCCGGGACACCATGCCGCGGGGCTTCCTCGGCCTGAACGCCGCACTCTGCGAACAGTACATGCATTTCATCGCCAACCGGCGCTGCGCCCAGCTCGGCCTTTCGCCGGTGTTCGCCGAGACGGACAACCCCTTCCCCTGGATGTCGGAGGCTATGGACCTCAAGAAGGAGAAGAACTTCTTCGAGACCCGGGTTATCGAATACCAGAGCGGCGGCGCTCTGAGCTGGGATTGA